In the Microtus ochrogaster isolate Prairie Vole_2 unplaced genomic scaffold, MicOch1.0 UNK60, whole genome shotgun sequence genome, CAGTTGTCGAAGACGAAACTTGCTTCTCTTCCTCGTCGTCTTTTTCAGAAATGGTGAAACAGGGTTTGCTTCCACTGCCACTGTCACCATCTAGCTGTCTCGCAAAGATATGTTTAAGTCCAAGCCACAGACTTCCTCTTTGAAAccaatgctattttttttcccattccctGGCTTCTCTGTCTTTAGAATGGGTCTCTTCTTACAgaggctaggctggccttaaactggtATGGACATAaacatgcctggtttatgtggtgctgggattaaactcagacCTTCAAGCATGCTGGCCAAGCTCTCTACCAATAAAGCCACACCCCCCAGTTTCATATTTGTAAAGGCCCCATAACCATGATAGTTGTTGgcatacattttcacacacagaTGCCATACCGCAAGAAAAGTTCACTTCTAGAGAAGAGTTTATTGCTTAGCCTCCCTGAAGCTACTGACACCAGCATGAATGACATCATCACCGTCATCAAGGACTTCCAAATTTGCATCAGGCTTGATTAAGGAGAGGACGCTGACATAGAAAAATGAAGAATCAAATGTCTAAATTAAACAACAGGCTGAGAACTCAAGTGTGTTCAGAGCATTGAAATCCCTTTTGAGGGGGCAagaagattaatttatttataagcatttaataaaatgacTAAACCCACTCATTTAGAGATGCCGTAGACCACCTAAGGATTGGTGGCTGGGGTTAGGTAGCGTTTGAGGGAGACACTAAACACAGATAGGCTCGAGCCAGGAGAGTATGGAGGTCTTTGGAATCCAGCAAATATGGAGCTATCAGGGTTCATTGTGTGAAGATGAGACTGTACTCATACAAACTCAAGATGGTGCATCAGTCACTCAGTATGGCCTGCAGATGCAATCAAGAGAGTAGATAAGCCGGGTGTGGGGAGGAATCTATGAAtcctgtactcaggaggctgagaaaggaagatCTACAAGCTTaaggcctgggctatatagccaGACCTTTTCTCAGAGGGGGCAAATTTGACAAACACAAATGAAGTTGCTACCAGCATAAAACAGCATACTATTTCAGCATAAACTTTCTAAGTAGTACAGTCTGAAATGGTGGTCAAAGCTACAGTATTGTAAAGCCTTTTATCACTTTCAAGTCTTGGGCACTGTGTCAGATGTATGTGCTGTATTTTTGCAGTAGGTTTGTTTACACTGGCATCACTGCCAACATATAAGTAACGGTCTGAAGTATGACATTACCATAGACGTCACTAGATGATAATGATTTTCAGACTCTTTAAAATCTATGGGACTATAACATATATTATTAATGTTAGCTAGTATGTGCTATGTGACTGCatttatagtttataaaataaaaacatgtggaagattaaaatttttttatgtgaaagttttgcctgcatagatgtctgtgtaccacatgcatagctggtgcctgtggagatcccctggaactggagttctgaaCAACTGTGAGCtcccatatgggtgttgggaattgaacctgcatcCCCagaaagagtagtcagtgctcttaagtgctgagacaTTTCTGCAGCctaagagttgttttttttttaattttagagttgtttttatttgcatttacctggtgactaaggatgttaaacatttattaaaatatttctccatcatttgagattcttctgctgagactCTCCAGCCTAAGagttttaaagtacatttttgcTGAGAATTACAATTTTTTGATTACTGCTCTTAACTCTAATCCACTCCTTCCCAACTTTAtgtcctttattaaaaaaataattcatctaGTCTAATTTGTGTTGCTCATATTCTCATGGGTGTGGGGCagtccactggagcatggtcagctTACTAGGGGCTACACCCTTAAAGAAGATTGACTCTTCCTTCCCCGGAGGCTATCAGTATCAATAGCTCCCCAGCTGGGGTGGACGATtacaaggccctccctcctgCATGGAAGAGTTCTGATTGGAATACAAtatgaaaatacagtttttaaggAAGGTTACACCACATCATATTAAAACTGTGATTGGAGAGATACGGAAATGAGCAGGGCTCATTTAGTAAAGATGCAGGCAAAAGGCATGGTAGAAAACCACAGTATGATTGATTGCACACTGGTCAAAGTGACCTTCCTAGCCGAAGAGAAACTATGGGACTTGTGTTGCGAGAATGGGTTGAAAAGTGTAACATATATTGTTCAGATTTTGGCTGTGAGGAGAACTGGGCAGAGCTGTAACAGGGAGCTGTAAAAACTAATTAGTGACGTGAAGACAGAGTCTCAGAGGATTATTAAGGTAAAAGAGAAAGTTATCATGAGAGAGCAtctgtttatgtttatgtatgagaGATACAGGAAAAGTCTAGCATTCAGATAGGTTTTTCTCCTAATCCTCCGCTACTCTGAGGTCTTCTTTCACAATGGCCTCCCACAGTCTGCGTTAAGGGCTCTTCTGGAGGCTGTGATGAGCTAGTAAGACTGACACAGGTCTAAAAGTAGATCTGAGTTCTCTATGTGGAGGGCAGTTTCTCTGGGAGGAGTCACCCAAACCTACGCAAGATTCTCTAGGCAAAAGCCAAATTCTTCCATGTTTATCTGCTTAAATTTGGGGAAATTTTGTACACTGGCCATCTGATTAAATTTGTGACAAGGAAGCCATTTGTATACATGTAATAGAAATTGTGGCCTGGGTACTATCAAGGTAGAACATGCAGTACAATTCTAAGGATGGGATTTGGAGTAACCATAGTAATTAGGAAAAGTAGACAGATAGTGTTGGAGTAGATTAAGGAAACTCTGCATAAGATGTATTTCTCCAGATATCACTGTAATTCACTACAAGACACCCATAAGCCCCTGAGTAAAATTAAATCCAAGCCATATTTATGTGCCTACcagccagtttttttttcctgccattcCTGATCAACCTCTTTGAATACTGGTATTCTTTTGTGGTTCTTTAATTCAGTGCTATGCTCTCTCCTGAAACAGCTCATAAGCAAGATACTAATTAGTTCAATgacatctttctttaaaaatttttaacatatatgtatgtacatgtcagtttgtatgtacatgtgtggaggtaaGAAGGCAACCTTGCATCTTTTGCTGCTGTGTCTACCATCCTGGTTCACAAGTCTTCtggggattcttctgtctctgcctctcaccttCTTCACAGGAGCGCCAGGATTACAGATGGGTATTATCACACACAGCTTTTACATGGGTCTGGGCATttaaagtcaggtcctcatgaaCACACGGCAAGAATCCTTTAACCAGGACATTTTTTATCATATAATTCTTACTCAGAATAACTAAAGTGCTACTTCAAAGTATGAAACTTACAAATTCTgtttcaaatgtcattttattgCAAGATGGTATAACTAATTACAAGTTTAAACTATAACTTGGTAATTTTAGTCGGGCAGCAAGTTACTGCAAGTTACTTATTCAAAGGTGATCTTCAGTCAACTCCAGATACACAAGGATCAGAAATACCTGACTGGCCAATAGGGTTAAGtcactaaataaatgaatctcGATCATTTCTCAGGAAAGGTACACTGTGATTTCAATAGACAGCAATATAGGAAGAGTTCTTCACACAGACtacttcccatttctctctgGCCATCTCAACTGAGATAGCTCCATTCACATAACTGGCTGAGCTTGAGCCTTCTTAGCAAGCAGCTTTAGGTCGGAAATGCACTTGGCAATGGTCTCCTTTTCCTGtgacaaggaaaaagaaatgcgGTTCAATCTCTCAACATATAAAGATGACATAATCCCTACTAGAATAGAACCTCGAGATTACTGCTTAATGTGGAAAGCTTACTAAAAAAGCTTGTAAGAGAAAATAACTATATAACATAGGGAAGatgtaatttattttagaagCAAATCCTGGGAGCTAAACTTCCCTGGCCCACAGCTTTTAAGAGTAAAATCTACAGAGAACTTAAGGCCAGATATGCTTATAATACCTTTACCTGATGCTAGTTTGGGTAATCATAGCTCATTGAAAAAGACCAACCAACAAATactagtaataaaaaaattattaataatgaaaataattggggctagagagatggctcagcagtcaagggcacttcctactcttccaaaggacccgagttcggttttcagcacccacatcaggtggctcattGCCATCTGtaatccagctccagaggattttAGGTACAGAGACACCTGCATTCatccgtgtgcacacacatgaacgcctaataaaaacacttaaaggaagaaaataattatcggtctttttccattatattttttTGGGGTATTTTCTAAGCATTTAAAATAAGGTACATGTTACAATCCATCAAATTCTGATAgaccttgtttttcttctttttcatcacctttttaaaaaaagatttattttatgtgtataagtattttgccACTGcggtaggctttgaagtttcaaaatttCATGCCAGGTCcagctcttttctctgttttatgttgtggctcagatgtaagctctcagctactgtcaTGCCTGCTGCCCACCTTGATGCCATGGACTCTActaccctctggaaccatgagccccatattaaacctttcttttataagttggcttggtcatggtgctttgtcaacgaagaagaaaagtaactagACCGTAGACAAAGACACTTGCCTCCAAACCTGAAAACCTCCTGAGTGTACTCCCCGGGAACTGCACGGTAGAGGGAAGGAActgccttccccccacccctgcaaacacacacacacacacacacatacacacacacacacacacacacacacacaccagcatatTATTGCCAGAATACCAGTCCAACCACAGAAGCTACAAAAGGTCACGTACCTGCTGTGCAGAAATGCTCTGCACCACATGCTTTTCCACCCAGTCTATCATGTGCTCTTGCTCCTTGCGACGCATCATGTTCTGTACAGAAATATGGTAGTCCAGGCGATTCTTTACCTCCTTATATGCTCTATGGAGCCGTTCCCGGTAGGTGACTTCCAAGGCCAAGGCAATATTATTCTGAGGGGAAGAATTAAATGGTTTGCATTTAATTAAGAAATGTTTTGCACCCATAAAGGAGTACTTCTGTTCTGGGAGATTTTCTAGCTAGCAGACTCCATTTCTCATATAATTATGTAAACTTCTTCTAATATGCAGGTAGTAAAACAGCATGTGGCACAGGCTATTATTTTCCTGCATTTCTTACCTTCTTCCCCAGAAATATTTAACAAATCCAacagagatacatgcagacacatatcACTTTCCTAATGATATTCCACCCTCCTCAACTTTAAAGTACACTGGAGTCCACTATACTTGTGTTCCTGGATTCATTTACCAAAAATCTAATAGGTTAGGCTGTTTCCAATGTTTACTACTACAAATAGCGCAGTCTCTCGCTCTCTCGTgcactctctctctgtatatatgtgtgaatagtAGCTCATATTTACTAAGTAACTACTATGTTCTAAACATTCTTGTGTTTGTGTCAATTTAGCCCCGTTTTATAAATACATCATGTATCTATtttacagagagaaactgaggcagaaagttGAACTTGCCCAAGGTTACAGAGCCAATAAATTGTGAAGCTAAAATCTGCACACATGCAATCAGGCTACAAAGGCCCATACTCTTAAGgatctgttgcttttgtttatgttgcatttgtttaactctgtgaagctgtggttcttggcctgcctaaaacacctgatggtctaataaagagctgaacagccaatagtgaggcaggagtaAGGATtaggtgggactggcaggcagagagtataaataggagaCATCTAGAAAGAGGAGGACACTAGGGACCAGCTACCCAGCCACAgagtaaaatggaaagaaagatatacagaaatagagaaagataaaagcccagaggcaaaggtagatgggataatttaagttaaggaaagttggctagaaacaagtcaagctaagactgggcataAATAAGAAAGATTAAGTCTTTCCATGTATAATTCATTTGGGAGCTTGGAGACAGATCCCCTGACCctgccaaaagagtaaaaaacccAACATTTTGGCATTCCAACGTGGGGCTAGGGTAAAAGGAAATCCAACAACCCCTGAGTTAAGAGCATTGTTGCTGTCAACTGCAGAAGCATCTCTTTAGCCCCACACTGTGTGCTTCTATAATGTAGAATTTCAAAATGAGACAACTTACCTTTAAGTATTAGGCACAAAATACTGAGctcaaagaaaataatgacaaaatatctgacacaTTTTTAACTTTAGAACCTAATTAAGCTCTGGGTACAATTAAAAGCTCTACTGCTTCCTAGATATACTTTCTGAGTATATGTTAAGAATCAAATTATTTAATAGCAAATGTTAAGATTTTCTTATTCAAGTATGTATGAAATACAAAGAATGTATTTCACCTTTGGCCTTTTTTACACAGTgcatccctttttaaaaatcagccctaactcattattttccttttgtatgaATCAAAATATATCCTTTTATACCTTATACTGTTTCTAATTTTAGAACAATCCTATGTAGTTTTTCACTTAGCAGTTCTTAAATAGCTACATAATTATAACTGCTAACTTCTAGTCAAATCTTggtttttacataaaataaaacccatctcaaaaattTAATCATTCCTcaaaatattctgaatttctgATAGTGTTAAGGCTTTCTTGCCCATGGAAGGGAAGTGATCTACTGTTGAGCTTCATTCTCTCCTCAGACagtagtgttctctctctctctctctctctctctctctctctctctctctctctctgtctgtctgtctgtctctctgtctctctctctctcacacacacacacacacgaataacgTCACTATCCTTAGAAGTTACTGAAACCTACCCTCTGAACATCGAAGAGGTAGTGGCGCTTCTGAACCAGTGCCTGCTGTGCCTTCTCCATGTCAATTGCATCCTGGATTTGTTTGATGGTTGCTTGCTTTACTTCTTCTAGTTGAGCAATTTTTTCCTGTGATTATGATAGTACAATGTCAGTGGAAGCATAAGTGGTacaaaaaagattcattttatgcTCTGTTTTAGCCTTCATTTATGAAAATGCCCATGAAGAAAGACACATACAGGGAAACACACAAATCTTCAGAAGTATTGCCTATGAGTGATGTATAACACTGACTGAAAAAGACCAAGGTAGGAGGGTGTAGGATTAATTCAAACTAAGGATATTGGAAAAGTCACACAAAAACTTGCTATTCTGCAAGCTAATTAAAGTATTATCGCTCCTAGAAGTCCTTGGACttaaacaaaaatcccagtgccaggtaTGAGACACGAAGTTGTTGGTCATGAAGGCTCCAGAACCCCAATACAGTCTACTTCCAATGCTCTTGAGTGAGCACTAGAATGAGATAGTTAAGATGctactgctgaagacactttGGTTGCAGGACAGAAAAATCAAGCCTGAAAGTGCTAGGGAGACTGCTGAGGAAGAAAAGTCACCAGTGGTTTTTTTCCTAGATCTAACTCCTTCAATCTGCAACACCAACCTGCCAAGGAAGCTATGTTCAATGTCACAATATGGACTATTATGGCAGTAATCAACCATTTTCTAATTGCATTTGACCATTGCATTTTCTATTGCACAGGAAGGAATTTAAGCATGAGTCTGTAAATCTAGTCAATAGTCCATGGCTGAGGAGGATATAacatattcttgtttttttttattttaaaatgaatatagcGTCCAGCTGCTTTCTGCATATTTatgctatacccatagattagtgcagctctTAGCCTTCGTCAGAGAAGCTTGCTTTCAGTGGGTAGTAACTATGAGACTCATTACCCAGTCAAAGTGCCAAGACTACATGACTGaggagtgctcagccctaaatgtgaCATCTGTATTACTTTCACTttcaccaaggctcagggaacaccaaggaagaggaagtgggatgaATCTAATGGCTGGTAGATATGGAGGAATGCTGGGACATGACACGGTCATTGCACTaatgaattcacagcagctgtgattatTTTACCTGTGCAAGACTGAGTTGTCAACATTCAATCATGGATGGGGAGGGACTCATGAAGCCCCACACTTCACTACGGCAGTGAATGGTTGCCGAGGGAGAGCCATTCTCTATTACCAGTATTCCTACTGGTAACTGCCCATGCTTCTATACACAAACCCCACCTATGCTCATGCAAGCAACACTAAACTACATgagtcacaaaaacaaaagcaggaaaagGACTTGCTGGGAAGAGAGGTTCagcagaaatgggaggagggatggaAGCAGGTAATGAAGAATGAATACAATCAAAGTACATAAGGGCAACTGTCAGAAGCAGAATGTCTCCATGTTCAAAAttagcctggtccacatagtggcTAGCAATGGATACataaagaccttgtcttaaaaaattaaaagaaaattctgtcaCCAGGGGGATGGACGTTAAGGAattcaggaattcaaggtcagccttgactTTACAGAAAAGTGTAAGGTCAGTGTGCTACATGAGAGCCCTTACCTGGgtcccaccaccaccaaccaaccaaacacaatGGAAGCATAGTTTTTAAGTCTAAAGTAATAACTGTGTTCCAATTTATCCCAATATACAATGTAGAGAATTAAGcatgcttttaaaatgtattatttggcaattttatgcattttttttactaaaaagaggtaaaataaaatatactctcatttttagaaatgagaaaaacagtaaaatctGAAAACGTCagtaaatttcaattttatatcAAAGCAGTAACTTACTGCAATATGACTGTAACTATGGTAACAATAGTTATTGGGATACTTTTTCCTCTAACATtcctataaataataattatattagaTAACTGGGATGTTTATGCTATAGTCAAAAGTGGGAAACAAAGTTAAAGATTCTTACCTCATTAAGTTTATCAAGAAATTCTCCAATAGAAGCACCATATTTCTTAATCACATAGACAATCAACCCTACTACTGTTATGGTAGAGAAGGTCTCTGGGGTAATCACATATATTTCTTTGGACAGAAAATACAAGCTAAGCCCAGTTCCAAGCACGTAGGGTCCTAGAAGAACAAAAAGTTATCTTATATGTTGTGCCTACTGTGCATTTGGTTACTTCAAGGCAAAGTTAAAAGATGATAATCAGATTATACACATACAGTTTTAGTAGTACCCAAAGCTGAAAGAATAAAGAGCTGAACTGAAGGAAATCTGTATCATGACTATACAACCTATCAGAAgcagaaatcaaaataaactcaAGGAGGAAAGAGTACCTTCTTCTCAGTGctgataaaacagaaataatataaagtaCAGAAACCATAAGAGAAAAAccaattattataaaatatatacacataaaaagaattaTGTTCTCAAAATTCTCAACTTCTATAGGCAACTAATTATATAGTTACTTAAGAAAAAAGATTGAGTTTAGAAAGAGGATTTAGGACACACGTTATACCTCCCCCTCgacttttcaagacaaggtttttctgtgtagccctggttgtcatgGAGCTTTCCCTGTAgatcagactgtccttgaactcagagatctttcttcctctgaaacccaagtgctgggattaaggcatgtaccacctctGCCAGGCTTCAGACTTCTTACTGATGTCTGGCattctttttaggtttttaaaagttggaatttatgggattggagagatggctcagtggtcaagagcacatgctgctcttgcagagagcctaGGCTGGAAtaacacccacatggcggctTACACTCtttggtaactccagttctaacaccctcttctggcctctaagaacACTGCTTGCAAGTGgagcacagatatacatgcaggcaaaacacacaataaacatataaatcttaaaaagttgaAATTTATACTAGTGCATAGAGTGGACCTAGGCTTCTCAAAAGAGTGGAACTAAAGTgatcctccccttccccacacctCCCAGGCAATCTTGCTCTGTAACCCTGTTTGGCATTGAACTTCCTGTGGCAATCTtctggctgggattacaggggtgccACCATGTACACCTAAGTGTCTACACTATCAGGATTTTTAAGTTATAGTGTTtagaacacaaatatttacataacaTTACCCTTGGTATCTTACCAGATGTTAGGATGAGACACAAGGCTTTTAAGAACAGCCCTGTAGTCTGAGCTGCAGCAGGGACAAATAATTTGACAAGTATCCCAAGAGTGAGAGTTATAGTTCCAACTATACTGAACCCAGATTTCTGAAAGTTTCAGGTTCCTTTCCCTCCACTGTCTCTTTagtttatgaattttaaatatgaGTTCATAAAAAAGGCCCactatattaacattttaataatttatgaagATCTGAAGACACCCATTTTCTTCAATGTCAGATAAGGAAGTGCTATTTTAGGCCAGTCTACAGCTAAAAACAAATTTTGGGTTTCCAGTGTTCCGTGAAAGGCAGTGTGCAGAGACAAAAGAAAGGTAGCTCAGCCAAGAGACCTAAGCCGCAATCGAGTTCAGCCACAAGTGGGGAGACACCCTTACAAATCACTTTTCTAGGTCTTCCAGACAATAAAAACATTCTCACGGGAATGTCTAAGTATTAAATAATGAAAGTGAAATCAGCCATTATAAAAAGCATGATTCTAAAGTTTATGCCTTTTTATAAAAGCAATCAATGAGGGAAGGTGTTCCTACTTGTTAAAACGTGCACATATACCCTTCTCTCTTAAGTCTCACCTGCCTTATTTTTAGTTATAGCCCCTTTCGTCACCTGACTGTATAACATACaggcattattttaaaaatagttatccTATAATATATGTTATACAATACCAGAAACTTAAACTTAGTTCAGTATTGTATGGTTAGAACAATGCCTGCaaggaaatcaaagaaatcaGCACGATTAGCATGTCAATAAATGGAAACAAAggtataaaagtaaattaaaatcatgaaacaaaatttcaaagagaAGTTAAAGGTTTTATATATAAACACTACAATTTCTTCTGATAAAAGAACTGACTTGATTTTAACAGTAGCACTCAAATTACCAAAGCCTGGGCAATGCTCACCTGTTACGCCAGTTTTAGGGTAAAGGAACTGGAAAAATTCTTCAGGAATCAGCCCAAGACGTACTTTTCCTCCATATTCAGGAAGAGGTGGTACAGGGGCGAGACGTGGCTGTCCTGTGTGAAAGACCCTTGTCGCTTGTACTACCCTACAAGGAATCATCATACAAATTTAAAACCAATttttcagagaaaacacaatgtatGAACAATTAACAAAAATAACGAATGGGGATAAAGACTGAGGTGCTTCCTATTGTCATAACAGAAAGAGGACAGAAATAGGAAGGTCCAGGGCAGTGACGTAAGACACTTGAAACCTCCACTGAAATCTTTGTGTAAGGCTCTGGATCATTTACTGAGGACGTTGTATGTCAATCAGGAACaatgaaacacaagaaaaaggaatatagGCAGATGTCCTGAATTAAAAATCTTAGACCAACCACTAGGTTTTGAGCaaagaattttaagtttttaaaaatttctattctTCCTTTTTGCATTGTTTGTGTCTacacacacccaccaccaccacatgagggtcagaggacaacgtgcaggagctgtttctctccttccaccatgtgggtctgggaAACAGAACTCAGGAATACctgtcaggcttagtggcaggTATCTTAACCTGCTAAACCATCTTACCAGCACCCAGAACTTAAGTTTGTGTAATCTCAGATTTCTTTATGTAAGATAGTAAACATAACTTTACAAGGCCACTGTGAAGAGTGAGTTCATATACACAACATTCTTAGAATGGAACTTGTCAGGCAGTAGGGTTCCCCAGCAGTGTCGGCAGCCTGATGCTGAGAATGGTGACTGAGTATTACTCCCTTTGACGGACCGCTCTGTGAAACAGGCCTTTTCAGTCTGCCAAGGTTATCTCAGTTGAAGCcgtcattttctctttcttaaactaTTTTAACATCCCCAAACCTGATGGCTCTTCTTGCCAAATACTCCTTAAAGGTAGCTCCTTCTTCCATATTACTGCCCATGCTTCTAAAACATGAACCTGACAGCAGGCTGACCTCAGCATGCTCTTTTCTATCTACAGGAAACAAACAATATAGCACAGCTGACCCAGTTCCTGCAAACTGGGCATCTTCACCTTTCTTTGGTGCCCTACCTTTACTCATACGACTATTCACATCTCTCAAAAGCACTTGCCTTATTTTGCTGCTTCTGCTTGGAATGCCTTTATTTAATGACAGCCAAATCCAAACAGTCTTCCAGATACCTCAAAGCATATCCTCTACAAAGAAAcacttcaacaaatgatgctgggagAAATGGATATCCACATGCAGAGGAATGAAGCTAGATCGCTATTTCTCAGCCTGTACAAAAAACCTATCCTAAATTAACAAAAGCTTTCAGACAAACACAGGCAAGTACTTTCTGTAATTATTCAGGAGATAATGCCAAGAACTGACAtgaaactttataaaattaaaaagcttctttacagcaaaggaagaaactgaatgaAGAGACAGTTACAGAATGAGGAAATCTTGGTAAGTACATCTAGCAGAATTAgtatctagaaaataaaaagtaaaatgacaaaTTCCCCCTGCAAATggccccccaaaacaaaa is a window encoding:
- the Atp5pb gene encoding ATP synthase F(0) complex subunit B1, mitochondrial, with the translated sequence MLSRVVLSAAAAAAPCLKNAAVLGPGVVQATRVFHTGQPRLAPVPPLPEYGGKVRLGLIPEEFFQFLYPKTGVTGPYVLGTGLSLYFLSKEIYVITPETFSTITVVGLIVYVIKKYGASIGEFLDKLNEEKIAQLEEVKQATIKQIQDAIDMEKAQQALVQKRHYLFDVQRNNIALALEVTYRERLHRAYKEVKNRLDYHISVQNMMRRKEQEHMIDWVEKHVVQSISAQQEKETIAKCISDLKLLAKKAQAQPVM